The following are encoded in a window of Erigeron canadensis isolate Cc75 unplaced genomic scaffold, C_canadensis_v1 Conyza_canadensis_unscaffolded:144, whole genome shotgun sequence genomic DNA:
- the LOC122584232 gene encoding transcription factor MYB8-like, protein MRSPTFEFKTDLKKGSWSAEEDQKLISYISRYGIWNWSQMPRFAGLSRSGKSCRLRWMNYLRPNVKRGNFSKEEEEIIVHSHSLLGNRWSAIASRLPGRTDNEVKNHWHTHLKKRVIDHNLVTESEESHMSSTSTSQALEVETVEPAYDMDEIFKSILTSEDDSSSSNSNTSSTYHENGFGANYYDMGSPGTVDDVECFWKQLGSFENLEHGNNYEFMDSLFDQPFNPYIISYDNDCDVTQSFN, encoded by the exons ATGAGGTCACCGACTTTTGAATTTAAGACGGATTTAAAGAAAGGTTCATGGAGTGCTGAAGAAGATCAAAAGTTAATTTCTTATATAAGTAGATATGGCATTTGGAACTGGTCTCAGATGCCAAGATttgcag GTCTATCGAGAAGTGGCAAAAGTTGTAGACTTAGATGGATGAATTATTTGCGTCCTAATGTAAAGAGAGGAAACTTCTCGAAGGAGGAAGAAGAGATCATAGTACATTCTCATTCACTCCTTGGCAATAG ATGGTCTGCAATCGCGTCGAGACTTCCAGGAAGGACTGATAATGAGGTGAAAAATCACTGGCATACGCATCTCAAGAAACGCGTAATTGATCACAACCTGGTGACAGAATCAGAGGAAAGTCATATGAGCTCAACATCCACATCTCAGGCCCTTGAAGTAGAGACCGTAGAACCTGCTTATGATATGGATGAAATTTTCAAGTCCATCTTGACATCTGAAGACGATAGCTCTTCATCTAACAGCAACACAAGTTCAACATATCATGAAAATGGATTTGGTGCTAATTATTATGATATGGGCTCACCAGGAACTGTTGATGATGTGGAATGTTTTTGGAAACAACTTGGCTCATTTGAGAATTTGGAGCATGGAAACAATTACGAGTTTATGGATTCGTTATTTGATCAACCATTCAATCCATACATCATCTCCTACGATAATGATTGCGACGTAACTCAGTCATTTAATTAG